A single Drosophila miranda strain MSH22 chromosome XR, D.miranda_PacBio2.1, whole genome shotgun sequence DNA region contains:
- the LOC108152641 gene encoding ATP synthase subunit b, mitochondrial, with product MFSRAALLTVQRPLTVAATRSAAAAAGQSGSGSIERRQRPEHPGKVRLGFVPEEWFQFFYNKTGVTGPYTFGVGLITYLCSKEIYVMEHEYYSGLSLGIMAIIAVKKLGPVIAKWADGEIDKIESEWKEGREAELKVLSDAIEAEKKEQWRADGALLLMDAKKENIALQLEAAFRERAMNVYSEVKRRLDYQVECRHVERRLNQKHMVNWITTNVLSSISPQQEKETLNKCIADLSALALRVKTA from the exons ATGTTCTCCAGAGCTGCCCTACTTACAG TCCAGCGCCCATTGACCGTGGCCGCCACCCGGtcggctgctgccgccgctggtCAGTCTGGCAGCGGATCCATCGAGCGCCGCCAGCGCCCCGAACATCCCGGCAAGGTGCGCCTGGGCTTCGTGCCAGAGGAATGGTTCCAGTTCTTCTACAACAAGACCGGTGTCACGGGTCCCTACACATTCGGCGTGGGTCTGATCACCTACCTGTGCTCCAAGGAAATCTACGTCATGGAGCACGAATACTACAGCGGCCTGTCGCTGGGCATCATGGCCATTATTGCTGTGAAGAAACTTGGCCCAGTGATTGCCAAGTGGGCTGATGGTGAGATCGAT AAAATCGAAAGCGAGTGGAAGGAGGGCCGCGAGGCCGAGCTCAAGGTTCTGTCCGATGCCATCGAGGCCGAGAAAAAGGAGCAATGGCGCGCCGATGGTGCCTTGCTCCTGATGGATGCCAAGAAGGAgaacattgcattgcagttgGAGGCCGCCTTCCGCGAGCGCGCCATGAACGTCTACTCCGAGGTCAAGCGTCGCTTGGACTACCAGGTGGAGTGCCGTCACGTTGAGCGTCGCCTTAACCAGAAGCACATGGTTAACTGGATCACCACCAATGTGCTGTCCAGCATCTCGCCCCAGCAGGAGAAGGAGACTCTCAACAAGTGCATTGCCGATCTGAGCGCCCTGGCCCTGCGCGTCAAGACCGCTTAA
- the LOC108152640 gene encoding insulin-like growth factor-binding protein complex acid labile subunit: MRFQLWPNCGAGMLVNANWVLSALWLCCRGFPQVGALPCQTLAWRSFECRELASLQDLSDVGAENWHSLAVRNERTELALDSDTSVEYLANLVELDLSAVQQLNLHTQGFSLLPNLRHLNISGCGLGELHGSHFAVESALQHLDASHNRLELLTKDVLGNLRKLIYANFSHNALTGCELPHLPLLNRLDLSHNRLVNVSFGVCPQLQQLLLHENRLAQLDVSAFRGLHGLLELQLSGNRLTCIAQETFLPLNQLRVLNLSHNALDALRPSVFGAAQNFVLNLQQLDLAGNHIRLLFDNQFRVLPRLQALDLSRNSIASLSSGHFVGLGSLRKLYLQSNDILEIKPGAFAALANLDTLDLSRNSLEYFEEQAFGGNTLTRLRKLNLNANRMKRLHPLAFSSLPFLEYLSLGHNELRSLDVRMFAPMRHLQKLHLGHNLLEEIGPDVMDCLSSVMELLIDNNKLTFLVALNDTFPSLNRIAIEGNPWQCTCFVELQQWLTSKRVTYLRENTGYYKGERPLCVVTAVDYCIQNLQAARRQKIHADFEVEQEDTDAFDEDDASAAVD, translated from the exons ATGAGGTTTCAGTTGTGGCCAAACTGTGGAGCAGGAATGTTGGTGAATGCCAATTGGGTTTTGTCCGCTCTGTGGCTCTGCTGCAGGGGCTTCCCCCAGGTCGGGGCTCTTCCCTGCCAGACTCTGGCCTGGCGCAGCTTCGAGTGTCGTGAATTAGCCAGTCTGCAGGATCTGTCTGATGTGGGGGCCGAGAACTGGCATTCATTGGCGGTGAGAAATGAACGCACAGAACTGGCCCTAGACTCAG ACACAAGTGTCGAGTATTTGGCCAATCTGGTCGAGTTGGATCTATCTGCAGTCCAACAACTGAATCTACACACCCAGGGCTTCTCCCTTTTGCCCAATCTGCGGCACTTAAACATCAGCGGCTGCGGTCTGGGCGAGCTCCATGGCAGCCACTTTGCGGTTGAGTCAGCGCTGCAGCACCTCGATGCCAGCCACAACCGCCTGGAGCTGCTCACAAAGGACGTCCTCGGCAATCTGCGCAAATTGATTTATGCCAATTTCTCACACAATGCCCTCACCGGCTGCGAGCTGCCCCACTTACCGCTGCTCAATCGTCTGGATCTTAGCCACAATCGACTGGTTAATGTCAGCTTCGGTGTCTGCCCCCAACTGCAGCAGCTGTTGCTCCACGAAAATCGCCTGGCACAG TTGGATGTAAGTGCTTTTCGTGGTCTGCATGGTCTGCTGGAGCTGCAGCTCAGTGGCAACCGATTGACCTGTATTGCCCAGGAAACGTTTCTGCCGCTCAACCAGCTGCGAGTGCTGAACCTTTCGCACAATGCACTCGATGCCCTGCGTCCCAGTGTCTTCGGAGCCGCCCAAAACTTTGTGCTGAATCTGCAGCAGCTGGATCTGGCTGGGAACCACATACGACTGCTCTTTGACAACCAATTCAGGGTGTTGCCTCGACTGCAGGCGTTGGATTTGTCCAGGAATAGCATTGCCAGCCTGAGCAGCGGCCACTTTGTGGGTCTTGGATCACTGCGCAAGCTGTATCTGCAGTCCAACGATATACTGGAGATCAAGCCAGGAGCATTTGCGGCATTGGCCAACCTGGACACTTTGGATCTGTCGCGCAACAGCCTGGAGTACTTCGAGGAGCAGGCCTTTGGGGGCAACACATTGACGCGATTGCGCAAGCTCAACCTGAACGCCAATCGTATGAAGCGCCTGCATCCGCTGGCCTTCTCCTCGCTACCCTTCCTGGAGTACCTGTCGCTGGGCCACAATGAGCTGCGATCCCTGGACGTGCGCATGTTTGCACCCATGCGGCATCTGCAGAAACTCCATCTGGGTCACAATTTGCTGGAAGAGATCGGCCCCGATGTAATGGACTGCCTGAGCAGCGTCATGGAGCTACTTATCGACAACAACAAACTCACTTTTCTAGTTGCTTTGAACGACACCTTTCCCAGTCTGAATCGCATTGCGATCGAGGGGAATCCCTGGCAGTGCACCTGCTTTGTGGAGCTCCAACAGTGGCTGACTTCCAAGAGGGTGACGTATTTGCGGGAGAACACTGGCTACTACAAGGGAGAGCGTCCTCTCTGCGTCGTCACGGCGGTGGATTACTGTATCCAGAATTTGCAGGCCGCACGCCGCCAGAAGATTCACGCCGATTTCGAGGTGGAGCAGGAGGACACAGATGCCTTCGATGAAGACGATGCCAGTGCAGCAGTAGACTGA